A section of the Longimicrobiaceae bacterium genome encodes:
- a CDS encoding L,D-transpeptidase: protein MDERTTRAGGPERRNHTPPGRLRRIFFDYRGVTLALLGGAALLAVLFVTATAWAVNERYERDVAKIAYAHDMQSLAFLQEQEARSAAAIADSVRQLEAKESELLPSERPYLVVSIAERKVSYIKGDDTLFAAPVAVGSGKTLVLGGRTKRFQTPRGKMSITHKELDPVWVPPNWHYVEVARKRGLRVVDMSNAPPNALAGFPAGREPIRGNTIYIPPWGSPQRKHKGVLGVAKLEMYDGYYFHGTDNEASIGTAASHGCIRMRKDDILWMYENVPVGTQVYIY, encoded by the coding sequence ATGGACGAGCGCACCACACGCGCGGGCGGGCCGGAGCGGCGGAACCACACGCCGCCGGGCCGCCTGCGCCGGATCTTCTTCGACTACCGAGGCGTCACGCTGGCGCTGCTGGGAGGCGCGGCGCTCCTGGCCGTGCTCTTCGTGACGGCCACCGCATGGGCGGTCAACGAGCGGTACGAGCGCGACGTGGCGAAGATCGCCTACGCGCACGACATGCAGTCGCTCGCCTTCCTCCAGGAGCAGGAGGCGCGGAGCGCCGCCGCCATCGCGGACAGCGTCCGCCAGCTCGAAGCGAAGGAGAGCGAGCTGCTCCCGTCCGAGCGCCCGTACCTGGTGGTCTCGATCGCGGAGCGCAAGGTGAGCTACATCAAAGGGGACGACACCCTCTTCGCGGCCCCGGTGGCGGTCGGCTCCGGGAAGACGCTGGTGCTGGGCGGAAGGACCAAGCGCTTCCAGACCCCGCGCGGGAAGATGTCCATCACCCACAAGGAGCTGGACCCGGTGTGGGTGCCGCCCAACTGGCACTACGTGGAGGTGGCCCGCAAGCGCGGCCTGCGCGTGGTGGACATGAGCAACGCCCCCCCCAACGCCCTGGCCGGCTTCCCCGCCGGGCGCGAGCCGATCCGCGGGAACACCATCTACATCCCGCCCTGGGGGAGCCCGCAGCGCAAGCACAAGGGCGTGCTCGGCGTCGCCAAGCTGGAGATGTACGACGGGTACTACTTCCACGGCACCGACAACGAGGCCTCCATCGGGACCGCCGCGAGCCACGGGTGCATCCGCATGCGGAAGGACGACATCCTCTGGATGTACGAGAACGTGCCGGTGGGGACGCAGGTGTACATCTACTGA
- a CDS encoding metal-sulfur cluster assembly factor — protein MVTEAAVRKALRQVKDPEMNLDLVVLGLIYDIRVEGSHVDVTMSLTSPGCPVAGEILTQAREAVEGVEGVESADVELTFSPPWTAERIPPTIRAALGL, from the coding sequence ATGGTTACCGAAGCTGCGGTCAGGAAGGCGCTGCGCCAGGTGAAGGATCCGGAGATGAACCTGGACCTGGTGGTGCTCGGGCTGATCTACGACATCCGGGTGGAGGGGTCGCACGTGGACGTCACCATGTCCCTCACCTCCCCTGGATGCCCCGTGGCCGGGGAGATCCTCACGCAGGCGCGCGAGGCGGTCGAGGGAGTGGAAGGGGTCGAGAGCGCGGACGTGGAGCTGACCTTCTCGCCCCCCTGGACCGCGGAGCGGATCCCCCCCACCATCCGGGCGGCCCTGGGCCTCTGA
- a CDS encoding plastocyanin/azurin family copper-binding protein yields the protein MSIFKRSFFVQAPVLGMLAFVAACGGAEAPAAEASSAAVPAAATVEAAAPAGVEGNVVEVKMISTPNGSGIFEPAEITVRKGDVLRFVTDGGSAHNVSFPAAENAGASNLPPASSYIMAAGQSVDVPVTMGAGSYTYQCDPHAMMGMKGKVNVTE from the coding sequence ATGTCGATCTTCAAGCGCAGCTTCTTCGTTCAGGCGCCGGTGCTCGGAATGCTGGCCTTCGTCGCGGCGTGCGGCGGTGCCGAGGCTCCCGCCGCGGAGGCGTCTTCCGCCGCCGTGCCGGCCGCGGCCACGGTGGAGGCGGCTGCTCCCGCAGGCGTGGAGGGGAACGTCGTCGAGGTGAAGATGATCAGCACCCCCAACGGTTCCGGGATCTTCGAGCCGGCCGAGATCACCGTCAGGAAGGGCGACGTGCTCCGCTTCGTCACGGACGGCGGCTCCGCGCACAACGTGTCCTTCCCGGCCGCGGAGAACGCCGGCGCCTCGAACCTGCCGCCGGCCAGCTCGTACATCATGGCCGCGGGGCAGAGCGTGGACGTGCCGGTCACCATGGGCGCGGGGAGCTACACCTACCAGTGCGACCCGCACGCCATGATGGGGATGAAGGGGAAGGTCAACGTCACCGAGTAA
- a CDS encoding sensor domain-containing diguanylate cyclase encodes MPSSPDPGRPAAAAVAKAFCAVPLTGSASDVAAACVEVLRSLVGGPARITVATVPVPLAVGDAPAGLAPALRFPGPDGAGELWLAGGAEALAPELRRAVAEQLGRTWAVQEERATQAAELDRLRFHLAALQQVARTLAVVRGAEETERLVLDSVGEVFFAWWAALYRCEGSEYICRAVRSLRGESVAYAVPARVVHEVAPPGGAPRVPPGDAEIRDHVPAEVAVVAPLEIGEGQAGLLILGRRMTDAPYEAHDLALLRALADSSAVALRNADLLDRLRAQATIDPLTGCHNRRGFDELLSVEMSRAHRYQRPLCVVLLDIDHFKRINDDFGHDAGDAALQRIGRTVRHAFRTTDSACRYGGEEFALLFPETPKEEALKLAERLRATIGSLAPTEEVPRGMTASFGVSAYPDDGETAAELLRAADRALYRAKTLGRNRVEPASGGPLAGETESGMAADSPRTE; translated from the coding sequence GTGCCGAGCTCACCCGATCCGGGACGGCCCGCCGCCGCCGCGGTGGCGAAGGCCTTCTGCGCCGTTCCGCTGACCGGCTCCGCGAGTGACGTCGCCGCCGCGTGCGTGGAGGTGCTGCGCTCGCTCGTGGGGGGGCCGGCGCGGATCACCGTGGCCACCGTCCCGGTGCCCCTCGCGGTGGGCGACGCCCCGGCCGGGCTGGCGCCCGCGCTCCGCTTCCCCGGTCCCGACGGTGCCGGCGAGCTCTGGCTCGCGGGCGGGGCGGAGGCGCTCGCCCCCGAGCTGCGCAGGGCGGTCGCGGAGCAGCTCGGGCGTACGTGGGCGGTGCAGGAGGAGCGCGCCACGCAGGCGGCGGAGCTGGACCGGCTCCGCTTCCACCTGGCGGCGCTGCAGCAGGTCGCCCGGACGCTGGCGGTGGTCCGCGGCGCCGAGGAGACGGAGCGCCTGGTGCTGGACTCGGTGGGGGAGGTCTTCTTCGCCTGGTGGGCAGCGCTCTACCGCTGCGAGGGGAGCGAGTACATCTGCCGTGCGGTGCGGTCGCTCCGTGGAGAGTCGGTGGCGTACGCCGTCCCCGCGCGGGTCGTGCACGAGGTGGCCCCGCCCGGGGGCGCGCCGCGGGTCCCTCCCGGGGACGCCGAGATCCGCGACCACGTCCCCGCCGAGGTGGCGGTGGTCGCCCCGCTGGAGATCGGCGAGGGGCAGGCGGGGCTGCTGATCCTGGGGCGGCGCATGACGGACGCGCCGTACGAGGCGCACGACCTGGCCCTCCTCCGCGCCCTGGCGGACTCGTCGGCGGTGGCGCTCCGCAACGCCGACCTCCTGGACCGGCTGCGCGCCCAGGCCACCATCGACCCGCTCACCGGCTGCCACAACCGGCGGGGCTTCGACGAGCTGCTGTCGGTGGAGATGTCGCGGGCGCACCGCTACCAGCGGCCGCTCTGCGTGGTGCTCCTGGACATCGACCACTTCAAGCGGATCAACGACGACTTCGGGCACGACGCCGGGGACGCGGCGCTGCAGCGGATCGGGCGGACGGTGCGGCACGCTTTCCGCACCACGGACAGCGCCTGCCGCTACGGGGGCGAGGAGTTCGCCCTCCTCTTCCCGGAGACCCCCAAAGAGGAGGCGCTGAAGCTGGCGGAGCGCCTCCGGGCGACAATCGGGTCGCTGGCCCCTACGGAGGAGGTCCCGCGAGGGATGACTGCGAGCTTCGGCGTGTCCGCGTACCCGGACGACGGCGAGACGGCGGCGGAGCTGCTGCGGGCCGCCGACCGCGCCCTGTACCGCGCGAAGACGCTGGGGCGGAACCGGGTGGAGCCGGCCTCGGGCGGGCCCCTGGCGGGAGAGACCGAGAGCGGCATGGCGGCGGATTCACCCCGGACCGAGTGA
- the yhbY gene encoding ribosome assembly RNA-binding protein YhbY, with translation MTPKQRAHLKSLAHHLKPIFQVGKEGVSDTAVRAVEDAFNTRELLKVKVQEAAPQNVREAGAELAERIGGAHLVQTIGRTAVLYRPHPEKPEIRLPAA, from the coding sequence CTGACGCCCAAGCAGCGCGCGCACCTGAAGTCGCTGGCGCACCACCTGAAGCCGATCTTCCAGGTCGGCAAGGAGGGAGTGAGCGACACGGCCGTGCGCGCGGTGGAGGACGCCTTCAACACGCGTGAGCTGCTGAAGGTGAAGGTGCAGGAGGCGGCCCCGCAGAACGTGCGCGAAGCGGGCGCGGAGCTCGCGGAGCGCATCGGCGGCGCGCACCTGGTGCAGACCATCGGCCGCACCGCCGTTCTGTACCGGCCGCACCCGGAGAAGCCGGAGATCCGTCTGCCCGCGGCGTAG
- a CDS encoding TIGR02587 family membrane protein codes for MEARTGVHRTAKTGGGESAAGAGEQSPDRLFAIGLARAFGGAIFFSLPLLMTMEMWWLGFYMSRLHLALFTIFMIPLLIGLDHYSGFKETSTWGEDAVDAMVAYGVGFVASAVVLALLAIIDTTMPAREIVGKVALQAVPASFGAVLSASQLGGGGGREEERKEHAGYGGELLFMTAGAVFLAFNVAPTEEMILIAFKMTPWHALALAAASLAMMHAFVYAVEFRGSHREPDGTPWWSLFLRFTMVGYAIALLVSAYVLWTFGRYEDHAPARMLMEAIVLGFPAGLGAAAARLIL; via the coding sequence ATGGAGGCGAGGACCGGGGTCCACCGCACGGCGAAGACGGGAGGGGGCGAGTCCGCGGCGGGAGCCGGAGAGCAGAGCCCGGACCGCCTGTTCGCCATCGGCCTGGCGCGGGCGTTCGGGGGGGCGATCTTCTTCTCGCTCCCCCTGCTGATGACCATGGAGATGTGGTGGCTGGGCTTCTACATGAGCCGCCTGCACCTGGCCCTCTTCACGATCTTCATGATCCCGCTCCTCATCGGCCTGGACCACTACTCCGGGTTCAAGGAGACCTCCACCTGGGGGGAGGACGCCGTGGACGCCATGGTGGCGTACGGGGTGGGGTTCGTGGCGTCCGCGGTGGTGCTCGCGCTCCTGGCGATCATCGACACGACCATGCCGGCCCGGGAGATCGTCGGGAAAGTGGCCCTCCAGGCCGTCCCCGCCAGCTTCGGGGCGGTGCTGTCCGCGAGCCAGCTGGGAGGGGGAGGGGGCAGGGAGGAGGAGCGGAAGGAGCACGCCGGCTACGGTGGGGAGCTGCTCTTCATGACGGCCGGAGCGGTGTTCCTCGCCTTCAACGTGGCGCCCACCGAGGAGATGATCCTCATCGCGTTCAAGATGACGCCGTGGCACGCCCTGGCGCTCGCCGCCGCCTCGCTGGCCATGATGCACGCCTTCGTGTACGCCGTGGAGTTCAGGGGGAGCCACAGGGAGCCGGACGGGACGCCGTGGTGGAGCCTGTTCCTCCGCTTCACGATGGTCGGATACGCGATCGCGCTCCTGGTGAGCGCGTACGTCCTCTGGACCTTCGGGCGGTATGAGGACCATGCCCCGGCGCGAATGCTGATGGAAGCCATCGTGCTCGGCTTCCCGGCCGGCCTGGGCGCGGCCGCGGCGCGCCTGATCCTGTGA
- a CDS encoding ATP-dependent 6-phosphofructokinase: MTPRPIRRIAINTGGGDAPGLNAVIRAATLAGLHNGWEVLGIRRGYTGLLEGEVDGEPGVFRLTAQSVRGITHLGGTILGTTTRGNPFGLEVRQPDGTWGTVDRSDEIVRRFRELEIDALIAIGGDGSLNIANALYEKGLPVIGVPKTIDNDLRATDVTFGFFTAVEVATDAIGRLHSTAEAHQRVMVVQVMGRHTGWIALESGLAGGADVILIPEIPYSVERVAEKVRERDAHGRRFSIVVVAEGAHAAGGEPSVVDPGGRYGGIAERVAAEIAAVTDKETRSMVLGHIQRGGSPIAYDRNLSLRFGAAAVRCIHEGSLGTMVALQGDAIRAVPLKDAVSAIKTVPLDNDRLMTARQLGVSFGD, translated from the coding sequence ATGACGCCCAGACCGATCCGCAGAATCGCCATCAACACCGGAGGCGGGGACGCGCCCGGGCTGAACGCCGTGATCCGCGCCGCCACGCTGGCCGGGCTGCACAACGGGTGGGAGGTGCTCGGCATCCGCCGCGGCTACACCGGCCTGCTGGAGGGAGAGGTGGACGGGGAGCCGGGGGTGTTCCGGCTCACGGCACAGTCGGTCCGGGGGATCACGCACCTGGGGGGAACCATCCTGGGAACCACCACCCGCGGCAACCCGTTCGGGCTGGAGGTCCGCCAGCCGGACGGGACCTGGGGGACGGTGGACCGCTCCGACGAGATCGTCCGCCGGTTCCGGGAGCTGGAGATCGACGCGCTGATCGCCATCGGCGGCGACGGCTCGCTGAACATCGCCAACGCGCTCTACGAGAAGGGGCTCCCCGTGATCGGGGTGCCCAAGACGATCGACAACGACCTGCGCGCCACGGACGTCACCTTCGGGTTCTTCACCGCGGTGGAGGTGGCCACCGACGCCATCGGCCGGCTGCACTCGACGGCCGAGGCGCACCAGCGCGTCATGGTCGTGCAGGTGATGGGGCGCCACACCGGGTGGATCGCGCTGGAGTCCGGGCTGGCGGGCGGGGCGGACGTGATCCTGATCCCGGAGATCCCCTACTCCGTGGAGAGGGTCGCGGAGAAGGTCAGGGAGCGCGACGCCCACGGCCGCCGCTTCAGCATCGTCGTGGTGGCGGAGGGGGCGCACGCCGCGGGCGGAGAGCCCAGCGTGGTGGACCCCGGCGGCCGCTACGGAGGGATCGCGGAGCGGGTCGCGGCGGAGATCGCCGCCGTCACGGACAAGGAGACCCGCTCGATGGTGCTGGGGCACATCCAGCGCGGCGGCTCCCCCATCGCGTACGACCGGAACCTCTCCCTCCGGTTCGGGGCGGCGGCGGTCCGCTGCATCCACGAGGGGAGCCTGGGCACCATGGTCGCGCTCCAGGGCGACGCCATCCGGGCGGTGCCGCTCAAGGACGCCGTCTCCGCCATCAAGACCGTTCCCCTGGACAACGACCGCCTGATGACGGCCCGGCAGCTCGGGGTCTCGTTCGGCGACTGA